The Tursiops truncatus isolate mTurTru1 chromosome 6, mTurTru1.mat.Y, whole genome shotgun sequence genome includes a window with the following:
- the FOXE1 gene encoding forkhead box protein E1: protein MTAESGPPPPPPPPQPEALAAVKEERGEAGAGVPAEAAGRGAGGRRRKRPLQRGKPPYSYIALIAMAIAHAPERRLTLGGIYKFITERFPFYRDNPKKWQNSIRHNLTLNDCFLKIPREAGRPGKGNYWALDPNAEDMFESGSFLRRRKRFKRSDLSTYPAYMHDAAAAAAAAAAAAAAAIFPGGVPNARPPYPGAVYAGYAPPSLAAPPPVYYPAASPGPCRVFGLVPERPLSPELGPAPSGPSGSCAFASAGASATSTAYQPSGCAVARPANTSAYAAAYAGADGAYSQGAGSALFAAAGRLAGPASPPAGGSSGGVETAVDFYGRTSPGQFGALGPCYNPGGQLGGGSGGAYHARHAAAYPGGADRFVSAM, encoded by the coding sequence ATGACGGCGGAGAGCgggccgccaccgccgccgccgccgccgcagccggaGGCGCTGGCGGCCGTGAAGGAGGAGCGCGGTGAGGCGGGGGCCGGGGTCCCGGCAGAGGCCGCGGGTCGCGGCGCTGGCGGGCGGCGGCGGAAGCGCCCCCTGCAGCGTGGGAAGCCGCCCTACAGCTATATTGCGCTCATTGCCATGGCCATCGCGCACGCACCGGAGCGTCGCCTCACGCTGGGCGGCATCTACAAGTTCATCACCGAGCGTTTCCCCTTCTACCGCGACAACCCCAAAAAGTGGCAGAACAGCATCCGCCACAACCTCACACTCAACGACTGCTTCCTCAAGATCCCGCGCGAGGCCGGCCGCCCGGGCAAAGGCAACTACTGGGCACTCGACCCCAACGCCGAGGACATGTTCGAGAGCGGCAGCTTCCTGCGCCGCCGCAAGCGCTTCAAGCGCTCTGACCTCTCCACTTACCCGGCTTACATGCACGACGCggccgccgctgctgctgctgccgccgccgccgccgctgccgccatCTTCCCGGGCGGGGTGCCCAATGCGCGCCCGCCTTACCCGGGCGCTGTCTATGCAGGCTATGCCCCGCCGTCGCTCGCCGCGCCGCCCCCGGTCTACTACCCGGCTGCGTCCCCAGGCCCATGCCGCGTCTTCGGCCTGGTGCCTGAGCGGCCGCTCAGCCCAGAACTGGGCCCCGCGCCGTCAGGGCCCTCCGGTTCCTGCGCCTTTGCCTCGGCCGGCGCCTCTGCCACTTCCACCGCTTACCAGCCCTCCGGCTGCGCCGTCGCCCGACCTGCCAACACTTCCGCCTATGCGGCCGCCTATGCGGGCGCAGACGGCGCGTACTCGCAAGGGGCCGGTAGCGCCCTCTTCGCAGCGGCTGGCCGGTTGGCCGGGCCCGCTTCGCCCCCCGCGGGTGGCAGCAGTGGCGGCGTCGAGACTGCAGTGGACTTCTATGGGCGCACATCGCCCGGCCAGTTCGGAGCCCTGGGGCCCTGCTACAATCCTGGTGGGCAGCTCGGAGGGGGCAGTGGAGGCGCCTACCACGCTCGCCATGCGGCTGCCTATCCAGGCGGAGCGGATCGGTTTGTGTCCGCCATGTGA